TACGATGATTGTTGTGAAATGTAGAAATAAATGTGGTTGCTGATAACCTGTTGTATCAAAGGTCCATGTTATTGGTTTTAAGTGATACAACTAGTATAAGGATAGAAGATAGGCTTGTTGTATTGCTGAATATGTGGGTGCTGCACCTGCAGAATTGTTGAATACTGAGTTGATGTCACTTACTAATCTAACCAAAGCTTGTCCTGTTTTGTTGACAGGCAAAGATAGATGGAGAAGGCACAAAAGATCAACTAGTAGTTACAGGCTTATAGTAAAGACCCTGAATTCTGCTGATGTCTCTGGCGAAGCCAGCTAATGTTTCAGAGAAATAATTATCTCTTGCAGACTTACTGTTATACCTCAATACCTGGTGATGTGTGTGTAATGTGGTCACAGTGGGTATGGCTACCCTAAGCCCTCTCAGAACATAAGTACCCTCTTGGACATCTGTGCCGTCAAATGAATATATACTAGTTGATTCATAGTTGTGACTGGATCTGTGGTTGTCATTATTATGAATACAGGTAGATGTGGTAGGACTGTATATCAACAACGCTAGTGTGGACTCGTAGATGATATCGGTTTCCTTAGCTCGTGTTTTTTCTTTTAGAATAATGTTGGTGCTTGTTGTGACTAACATTACATGATCTACttaaggattttttttttcattgagGCCTTTTGTTGACCTTGTGTGACTGTATCGTGGGCTGGATTGACTATACGGGCTGGCCTGATTAAGATAGGTTGATAGGGACGCTTCTATTGTATACATGCGCAACGAGAGAAATTGTATTGTGTTAAGGATCTTCAAATTGCACTGGGTGAAAAAgttttgaaaggaaaaggagctAACAGTCATCCATTTGGTTAAAGTTTAATTATAGAAAGGTAAATTGCGGTTGCAGTGGACATAGCGACATAAATTTAAGCAATACTCATTATTGTAACCACGCAATACATAAAATGAAGCAATACCATAACATAACAacgaaaaagaaaacagaaaagtaTTCAGCCATAAAAGGCTGAGACAATCTCAGGTCAACCCAAAACGCGAAAACGGTCCAAATATCACTCGTAGGCCCAACAACACCATTCCGACTAAATCTAAGCCTTTATTAATCTGGACGAATGACCGAGATCACAAACAAGCGACAGGCGATATGAACTACAGGACTAGCCGATCAAAGGGGAGAGCCGCGCCGGTCTTTCCAGTATACATGCATCAGAGATCAGACCATTGCTTTCTTTCTGCAGTAATAACCTCGTACCAATGTTTGTCGACCTAATCACAATGCAAGAGAGTTTATGAGATTAATGCCCCAGTTTAGACAAGTGCAAAATCCAAATCAGCAGAAGCACTCACTATTTTGCCCCGTTTCAACAGAGTTACCACGCCAAGCAACCACGTGTAACCTGATGCCCTCTGCAGTGTCCCCCTCCCCACAGCTGCAATCTCTTCTGACTTGCGTTGCATCGGCAGTTGTGGACGGCTGAGCGTCATAAACGCCATGTTTACAGGATGACGATGCTTGTGTGCTGTGCGAACAGAAAGCCGAGTCCGTAGACCACTTGTTGATCGGCTGTGTCGTCACGAAGGAGCTCTGGTGCGCGTTGTTGATGCCGCTAGGCCTAGCCATGTTCGCACCGGTCAGCGAGGTGAACGTGACTGATTGGTGGCTCCGGCAATGGCTTCGCCTCGACGCCACTTTTCGTCCACCTTTCAACTCCTTGGTGCTACTCGTCTCTTAGGTTGCACTACCGGAAtccggctctttgccgagtgtctagaggtttgccgagtgttttttttcagGCACTAAAGAAAAAACGCTCggcaaaaaaaaacactcggcaaagagggttctttgccgagtgtcgaaaaaaacactcggcaaagagcactcggcaaaaaaaaacactcggcaaagagggttctttgccgagtgtcaaaaaaaacactcggcaaaaaccCTCTTTGCCCGAGTGTTTTTTTGacactctttgccgagtgtttttttgacactcggcaaagaaccctctttgccgagtgttttttttacactcggcaaagaccctctttgccgagtgcaaaaaaagaaacactcggcaaagaaaatttcaaatcaaaatttgaagccctaaacaaattcaaatcaaaaagttttgaactacaaagttgtataacttctcaagatctataatctttattttggacatttcttcatttggtaaagtgaaaataaatttgttcacaaATTTTATCTTGAGCTCTTATAGTTTCTAGAACTACAAGAGAGAGATATAAGATttgtgaaaaatattagaattaccgtgtcagatgagcaaatgatcaaacaaccaaaataaactttatagattttgacaagttatgaaattttatagttgacaaatttttcatttgagtttatCTTATCATTTAAAACTGtgtctttatttgaaaatttttaattttgatttTCTGAAATTACCTCGGATGAAAAAACTTCCTAGATAAACTTTGTaggtctcaaaaagttatgaaactttgtagttgataactttttgatttgaaatcatgttgtcatgcaaaaactacgtttaaatttctaaaatttgaaattcaaattttgtaaacgacctcggatggagaaacttcctaaatgaaaattatagatctcaaaaagttatgaaactttgtagttgacaaccttttgatttgaaatcgtttagaggctcaaataatcaatttacatATGATTTAGTATGATACATGAGGAACCAAAACGTAATGTATTCACAACTGATGGTCTGGTGCAGTGGTGAAGGAGGGAGCCCCTCGAGCTCACGGTCGCAGGTTCGAATCCTGCTCGCGGCGTATTTGTTGATTTTGTAGGAAAAAAGCTGATAAAAAATGTGGAGGGTGCGCTAGCAGGTGCTAGCTGATGGGCAGcccttccaaaaaaaattttttttttctattttttcggcttttttttatttttttctttgccgagtgcccgataaaaaacactcggcaaagacctcttTGCCGGCTAGAATTTTGTCGtgtgctctttgccgagtgtggcactcggcaaagcctttgccgagtgtatttgggcctttgccgagtgtttttgacactcggcaaagcctctgTCTCCCGTAGTGTTGTCTGGAAGGAGAGGAATAACAGGACATTCTTGCAGGAATCGGCAGGAGTTCCATAGCTCTTCTGTAGAGCAGTTTGTGAGGCTAATGATTGGGTGTTGGCGAGTTTTAGGACCCTTGCTGTAGCTTTACCGCTCTAGTCGCCTTTTGGTATTGACATGTAATCCTAAGTATCTTCTTCCAGTAGCTAGGTCCTTGGTTTTGGCCTAACGTCGATGGCTCCTCGCCGTCGGGGTTAGATTTGTTACCGTGACTTTTCTTCTCTTAACAAAAAATAGGTGAACGCCGATCTCgaaaaaaaaacttaaaaaTGACTGAGTTCCATTGGCATAGCAAATCAGAATTTCTCAGCCATGAATAACAACCCTGCCAAGTCAAGTGTCAGAACTCAGAACGCGAGCACACATCTGCTCAATTGAAACCTGCAGTCacggtttacctgtaatttacgaggaaATATAAGCAAAATGCTACTgtgtctattttttttaaaaaaaatggaactaaataAAGCCTAAGAGCCTCATGGAGCTGTCGGCTGTCGGCTGTGCTTGCGCTTGCGCTTGCGCCTGCGTCTCCTATGGTGGCGGCTCCAAAGGCCATCAACGCTGGGGCCGCACTGCTGCGTCCGTCCGCTGCATGCATGCCTCTCACGGCCGTGGTGCCGGTCATCCGTGATGCAACGGCCAGATCTGCTTTTGCAATTTGCATGTGAAAGAGACGAgcctaggcctcgtttagttcaccctaaaaagcaaaaagttttcaagattccccttcacatcgaatcttgcggtacatgcatgaaacattaaatatagacgaaagcaaaaactaattacacagtttatctgtaaatcgcgagacgaatcttttaattctagttagtccagaattagataatatttgtcacaaacaaacgaaagtgctacagtaccgaaatcggaaatcttttcggaactaaacaaggccctagtataATAATCAACTAGATGTACGGACGGGTGTTACTGTTGCACTGTTCAACACTGTTCCTCAGCCGTTGTAGAcacttcttctctttttttacttACCTTATTTTTATTTCCCCCTTCCCTTTTTCCATTTCCGCCCCGGTAAATGTAGCCAACGTTTTTTCCCTTTTTCATTTTTTGTTTCCTTATTTTTCCCCCTCTTGCTTACTGATCAAGTGTGACACTTATATAAGAGAATAGTGTGAGTCTATCTTTTACATGGTACGATAATTAAACCTTACATTTTTCTAACTTTTTTAGCAACTCAACATTGTGAAACTTAGCTTAGAGAATAGTAAACGTGAGAGAGAAACCATCCTGCAGCGAAACGAGCCTTACATTTTCCTAGCTTTTTTTACAACTCAGCGTGTGTAACACTTAGACTACAGAATACTGCAAACAAATCTTTTACTTAGTATGATAATTAAACCACATTTTCCTATGCTATTTTCATATATGTATTTGTGGAACACTCCTGCACCGCCAAAATAGTACACGTCACCTGAAACAGTAGTTCCTTAATTTTCCTTTTGTGCTACTTCTCATATTATCACTTCAAATATATAACACTAGAATAGACGTCCCGTGGCAACGCATGGGGCCTGCTAGTTTAAATTATATTTGCTGGGAATATCCATGAAGCAAAGCAAGCTTCTCGGGTAAACTATATCCaacaataaaacaaaataaTGCTTCTTTCAGAGCAGAGTCAGATACCTTCTATTAAATTAGTGTAAAACAAATAAAACTAACCAAAATCCTTATGATGAATCACATATTTCAAACAATCAAACCGCGTATCAGAGGAACTATCCGAGAGCAAACTTTAGCGTTCCGATGCAATATCCAAAAAGGATTGCATAACAAGGAATCACACTGCAAACGGCGTTCAAGCTGGCAGATTATGGAGTAGTATTCTAACTAAATATGGATCACACATAATTACATATCATTACACACCTTGAGAGTTCTCGTGACTGATCCAGTGCACAAATTCCTTCCCAAGATTCCATCTGACTATCTGAGCATGAAAAGCTCCATCGCAAGTGTGATTCAGTATCGCTCTGTGGCGTAGAGCCCTAGACTCAAACAGCAGCACTAACTGAGCATGTTTTTTGGCCATATTAACCTACGGCTCTTTTGTGTAGTAATGTCAAGCAAGAAGAAACAGCAAACAAGAGTTACAGTGGTTGAGCAAAATCCTGATTTCGAACTCTGCGCCAACCTCAACTCCATAGGCTTATTGAATCTGCTAGGCTCCAGTCTCATCTTCTCCTATTCCTGTTAATGGGCAAGCCAACCACGATCTGTATCAGTTTGGTACACTACTATCTGTATATATAATTATAATGTACAAAAGAATAGAAACATGTATAAAATGTATTTAGTACCTTCCCTAAATTATATAGTATGCAACTATGGAACGTCAAGCACAAGAATCGAGTGGACATTTTAGAGTAAGGAAACAGGCACCTGAAATAGAGACGCAACATCTTGCACACAGTTATGAATTTGCTTCGATGTCTATCAACATAGACACGCCTAACATTTTTCATTTTCCTGCACTGTTCCTTTAGTTCAACACTGCAGTTGCTCACATAAAGCTCCTGCAGTGAAGCTGGAAGGCCCTTTTCTGGTAGTGATTGTAGTCCTGGACAAGCCTTGATTGACAACTTCTTAAGGGATTGAAAGCAATACAACTCATTGGGCAGTGACTGCAGATCAGGGCAATAGCAGAAGTCAAGTACTTGGAGAGATGTAAGGTGACAAAGTGCTTTCTCTTGTTCTTCTGTGAAGGCTCTCACATTATTAGCCTGCATAATAGTGACAAGAAAGTAGAAACCATTACATATTGTGCAAGCTCATCAATTCAATACTTTATTGAAACAGCTGTTGGTCGTTACCATGAAAAACACAACATGTTGAAGAAACGGGAGCTTCTTGCAAATACATATTTTAAAGAATGAGGTGTTGTCAATCTCAAGCTTCTCCAGATGCAATGGGAAATCAAGGCCCTGGCTCTCCCCATTAGCTGAAGGTTCCCAAGGCTTAGACAAACTGGGACATTCAAAAATCCGCAGATGCTTTAAACTGGTGAGGGACTGCAAGCCCTCTAGAGTGGACAACCAGACGCATTTGTCGATAATCAATGTCTCTAAAGATTTGCATGAATGAAGGTCAAGAGAGGTCAGCTCTGGACTCTTAGATATTTCCAAGTTGGACAATGAGGCGAGATTAGAGAGCATGAAGGGCCATAATTTGTCATGCATGTGAGAAACCATAAGGTCCTTTAGTGATGGTGGTAGAAGAGAATGGCTGTGCTTGGATCTCTCTTTCTCAGTGGTCATTGTGACCATAAGATGTGGGCATCCTGTTATGCGTAGCGTAGTGAGAGAGATAAATTCATGAAAAAATTCCTTGCAGAGAACCAGATCTGAGACATCTTCTATGCACAAATATTGAAGCCGATGTGAGGTATCTGATGGGATCTGTAACAAGCCATCAGTTGTCTGCTTATGGCAGTCAGATGTTGAGGAGCTGACAGTCCCAGTAATCAGACCAACTGCTAGAGATGTTATGTTTGGGCACTTCATGATTGTCAAGCAAACCAGAAAGTGCAGTTGTGACAACACATGAGTTAACATCTTCCCTGTGATGCCACATGCTCGGATTACAAGCTTCTTGAGTAATGATGGGAAATGAGACCTGACTTCATATTGGCTATATGAATACAATGGCAAGGATAGCCTTGCACAATCTACAATTACCAATCTCTCTAACGAGACAAGTTTTTTAAAACTTTCACATGGTAAATATGCAAGATCCAAGCAGCTCTCAATCGTCAATTTCTCAATAATACTCAGACTGCACTCAGTCAATAATAATATATCATCCAAGGTTCTTGGGCCGATACATCCCTTGATAAACAATGCTTTCATGAATAATCTGATGTAAGGAAATGATCCTACTCCCTCTATAGATATTGTGGATAAAGACTTCACCTGACCAAATGGGGGTAAATTCATTAGCCGAGGACAGTTGTAGATCGTAACTTCACGGAGATAGCCAAATGAACggaagcattcatctttagatGAACATTGTGACAATGGAAATACCCTTAGTTCAGGACAGTCCCTAACCACAAGTTCTTCTAGACATGGAAACAGGACCTGCTTTTCAGAACCAGTCCAGTAGTTACAGGACACCATAGGTACTTCCCTTGATGCAGGCAACTGAATCAAATACAGTTTTCTAAGAAATGGAAATTGTCCAAGTGGCGGAAGGATCTCCCATTTTGTGCAATTCTCAAGACTGATAGACTCTAAGCAGATGAAAGAAAGATTGGAACACAACCACGTCGGAGAAGAAATACCTCCATACCCTGTTATATGAAGCCGCTTGAGCCTAGAATGTGGATGAAGGCCCTCAAGCACATCAGCCTCAGTTATGCACCTCACCACACACCGATTACTGGACCATGACAGGAGCAAATCCTGTAGGTATGTTTTATCCTTTAATCCAGCACTTTGAGACTCATCCTTgcttcccacattctctagattGTATATTTCGAGTGAACCACCCAATTCACTTAACCCATTTAACTGTCCTATCTCAAAGTCAGTAGTCTTTCCTACTCGGAAGACCTTTAATTCCTGGAGAAACTTTAATCTACCAACCCCAGCAATCATTGCATGCAATTCACCTCGAGCAACAAAATGTCTCAAGTTGACAAGATTATTCATGCATCCTGGTAAAGCAGAAAAGTGAACCCAATACTCTACATCAAGGACCTGTAGATGATAAAGTTGACATATAACCTCTGGAAAAGGCTCAGCAGGACCACTGGATATTAGTTCAAGATAGCGCAGATGGATCAACTTACTGAAATTACTAAGGAGAAAGTCTTTGTTATAACTTAGTGTGCGTAATCTCAGAACACGTAGACGATGCACATCTTTGAATACATGGGAAAAGGTTTCAGAAAACCCAGCATCATACTTCCCAAATAGCATTAAAGTGCTCAAATTTCTTGTTTGCACCACATCTCCAATGTAAGCTAGCTTCCTCTGAAATATATCATTGGGATTAAATCTTCGATCATCTGTGTTCCACTTATAAGCAAATCTCACATTTATAGATAAATGTTGAATAGTTGGGAAGAAAGTTTCATTTCTTGAACCAAAACTATCAATTACAAGACACTCTTCTGATGAAACTATCAATGCAAGGTCATGCATTAGATCATGCATAGAGTAATAAGCACTTCTTTGGAAAAAACCCCTATCCACCAAATCATTTAAATATTGATGCCCAGTCTCCTCCATTCTCAAGTTTTTAGAAGAAACCAAACCTTGTGATATCCAAATACGAACTAACTCCAGTGCATCAAATCTGTGACCCTTGGGAAATAATGCACAATACGAAAAACATCTTTGGAGATGGAAAGGCAAGTGTATATAACTAACTTTGAGTGCTGGGATGATATCATCTGGCCCCTGCTGCAGTTTCCATTCATCACTTTGCAATATTTCCATCCACTGCCCACCATCAAGGCTTCTTTTCAAAAGCGCGCCAACACTTTTTGCTGCTAAGGGGTATCCCTTCAACCTTTTAGCTATGCTCTGCCCAATAATCTGCAAATTCCCGTGTCCTTCATATTTCTCATCACCGAATACACATGACTTGAATAAAAGCCAAAAGTCATCATCTTCCAAGCCATCCAAATGGACGGGATCCATCGTAGCAATCATTTTCACCACAGAGTGATTTCTTGTTGTGACCAAGATCACACTACCCTTCAGTAAACTACACCTCAGGGGTGCTAAAAGCTTCTCCCACCGGCTTTTATCATTGTCTTCCCACATATCATCCAAAACAAGTAGCAGTCGCTTAGACTTCGCACTCTGCTCAAGAATCTCTTGAAGCTTATTCAGGTTGATAATCTCATCATGCTTGCTCACACCATCCGACAGACAGTCCAGCATCTCACGAGTGAGTCTTACTTCATCAAAATGGATGGAGACTGATATCCATATCCGCTTGTTGAAATGATCCTGCACTACTGCATCATTGTACACAAGCTGTGCTAATGTAGTTTTCCCAATGCCACCATTCCCCACGATTGGAAGAACCGATAAATGTACACCACAGGCCTCCTTGCTTGTCAGCATCGCCACAATGCGCTTCTTCACGGTGTCCCTCCCAAACACCTTCAGCTCCGTGAAGAAAGATGTTGTCTGCCCCCGTGGATGCACATAAGCATCATGGCGTCCCAAATCAACAAAAGCATCCAACTTTTCCAGCTTGATTGCCTCGCGGACATCATTCCCAGCCTCACACATCTGCTCCAAAATTTCCTTTATTCTACCCGTAGTATCGTTATCTCCTAGGCGTGCCCTCTTGGTAGTAGCACCCCGAATCTTGGAGATGGCTGATTGGACAGCTGatattgaagaagaagaagagtcacTAGCCTGGTCCGGATGGAGCTGGCGGTGGATCTGGTAATAGAGCATTTCGTCGAGCAGGTTGTCGGCGTCGCCAGCGAGGCTGCGTAGACGCCGCAGGGAGCTGAGAAGTGCCTCGCCGCGAGCCCTGGGCACGCGTTCTTGGGCGGCGGAGaggacgaggtgcagactctggaGGCGGGAACGGAGGCGGCGCACGTCGCTGCCGGGGTCGACATCGGAGCCGCTCGCGGCGGCGGCCCAGGCGGCGTCCATGCCATCGCCGATGAgcttctccagaaccacctggacaatccaggacgccgcGCCCACCGCGTCCATGGGCGGCCGCCGGCGACGGGATCCAAGATGTGAAGCCTGTGTTCACTTGGAGACTTGGGGGCACGGGTGAGCTTGCGTTCTGTTTGACAGCGCCCGTCCTTTGACTCAACGTTTTTTCCCTCGTGGCGCCCGATCGCCTCCCGTTTGTCCAAAGTCAAACTTTGCTGGCTGGCGTGGTGGCCTTGTCCGGCTCAAGTTTCTAAATTAGGACCTTTTCCCTAGCTGCCATTATAAAACATGCTCAATTTCCCTATGTCATTAAAAAGTTCGCTCGTTCCTGTGTGACCAGACACTAATTTCTTTTGCCCTGTGTGCCATTCCGTTGCCTTTCTGTTTGTTTTTGGCCGTTTGGGTGCTCTGACGTGTGGAACCGAGCTGAGAAAAAAACCGCACTGCCCTTTCGTTGGTTAAGTATGTCTGGTTTCGGCGGACACAGAGGAgaccggcggcggcgatggcaGGAAGCGGAAGCGGGACGATGGGGACGGTttcggcggcagcagcagcaagatGATGCGGTTCATCGAGGCCATGGAGCGGCGGGAGCAGGACCGGATGATCCGCGAGGAGGCTGGCGCGCCTCGCCCGCGAGCAGGACGCGCTCGCCCAGTCCCACGACGCCG
This window of the Sorghum bicolor cultivar BTx623 chromosome 7, Sorghum_bicolor_NCBIv3, whole genome shotgun sequence genome carries:
- the LOC8070093 gene encoding disease resistance protein RGA2 isoform X2; translated protein: MDAVGAASWIVQVVLEKLIGDGMDAAWAAAASGSDVDPGSDVRRLRSRLQSLHLVLSAAQERVPRARGEALLSSLRRLRSLAGDADNLLDEMLYYQIHRQLHPDQASDSSSSSISAVQSAISKIRGATTKRARLGDNDTTGRIKEILEQMCEAGNDVREAIKLEKLDAFVDLGRHDAYVHPRGQTTSFFTELKVFGRDTVKKRIVAMLTSKEACGVHLSVLPIVGNGGIGKTTLAQLVYNDAVVQDHFNKRIWISVSIHFDEVRLTREMLDCLSDGVSKHDEIINLNKLQEILEQSAKSKRLLLVLDDMWEDNDKSRWEKLLAPLRCSLLKGSVILVTTRNHSVVKMIATMDPVHLDGLEDDDFWLLFKSCVFGDEKYEGHGNLQIIGQSIAKRLKGYPLAAKSVGALLKRSLDGGQWMEILQSDEWKLQQGPDDIIPALKVSYIHLPFHLQRCFSYCALFPKGHRFDALELVRIWISQGLVSSKNLRMEETGHQYLNDLVDRGFFQRSAYYSMHDLMHDLALIVSSEECLVIDSFGSRNETFFPTIQHLSINVRFAYKWNTDDRRFNPNDIFQRKLAYIGDVVQTRNLSTLMLFGKYDAGFSETFSHVFKDVHRLRVLRLRTLSYNKDFLLSNFSKLIHLRYLELISSGPAEPFPEVICQLYHLQVLDVEYWVHFSALPGCMNNLVNLRHFVARGELHAMIAGVGRLKFLQELKVFRVGKTTDFEIGQLNGLSELGGSLEIYNLENVGSKDESQSAGLKDKTYLQDLLLSWSSNRCVVRCITEADVLEGLHPHSRLKRLHITGYGGISSPTWLCSNLSFICLESISLENCTKWEILPPLGQFPFLRKLYLIQLPASREVPMVSCNYWTGSEKQVLFPCLEELVVRDCPELRVFPLSQCSSKDECFRSFGYLREVTIYNCPRLMNLPPFGQVKSLSTISIEGVGSFPYIRLFMKALFIKGCIGPRTLDDILLLTECSLSIIEKLTIESCLDLAYLPCESFKKLVSLERLVIVDCARLSLPLYSYSQYEVRSHFPSLLKKLVIRACGITGKMLTHVLSQLHFLVCLTIMKCPNITSLAVGLITGTVSSSTSDCHKQTTDGLLQIPSDTSHRLQYLCIEDVSDLVLCKEFFHEFISLTTLRITGCPHLMVTMTTEKERSKHSHSLLPPSLKDLMVSHMHDKLWPFMLSNLASLSNLEISKSPELTSLDLHSCKSLETLIIDKCVWLSTLEGLQSLTSLKHLRIFECPSLSKPWEPSANGESQGLDFPLHLEKLEIDNTSFFKICICKKLPFLQHVVFFMANNVRAFTEEQEKALCHLTSLQVLDFCYCPDLQSLPNELYCFQSLKKLSIKACPGLQSLPEKGLPASLQELYVSNCSVELKEQCRKMKNVRRVYVDRHRSKFITVCKMLRLYFRNRRR
- the LOC8070093 gene encoding putative disease resistance protein RGA4 isoform X3, whose translation is MDAVGAASWIVQVVLEKLIGDGMDAAWAAAASGSDVDPGSDVRRLRSRLQSLHLVLSAAQERVPRARGEALLSSLRRLRSLAGDADNLLDEMLYYQIHRQLHPDQASDSSSSSISAVQSAISKIRGATTKRARLGDNDTTGRIKEILEQMCEAGNDVREAIKLEKLDAFVDLGRHDAYVHPRGQTTSFFTELKVFGRDTVKKRIVAMLTSKEACGVHLSVLPIVGNGGIGKTTLAQLVYNDAVVQDHFNKRIWISVSIHFDEVRLTREMLDCLSDGVSKHDEIINLNKLQEILEQSAKSKRLLLVLDDMWEDNDKSRWEKLLAPLRCSLLKGSVILVTTRNHSVVKMIATMDPVHLDGLEDDDFWLLFKSCVFGDEKYEGHGNLQIIGQSIAKRLKGYPLAAKSVGALLKRSLDGGQWMEILQSDEWKLQQGPDDIIPALKVSYIHLPFHLQRCFSYCALFPKGHRFDALELVRIWISQGLVSSKNLRMEETGHQYLNDLVDRGFFQRSAYYSMHDLMHDLALIVSSEECLVIDSFGSRNETFFPTIQHLSINVRFAYKWNTDDRRFNPNDIFQRKLAYIGDVVQTRNLSTLMLFGKYDAGFSETFSHVFKDVHRLRVLRLRTLSYNKDFLLSNFSP
- the LOC8070093 gene encoding disease resistance protein RGA2 isoform X1, whose protein sequence is MDAVGAASWIVQVVLEKLIGDGMDAAWAAAASGSDVDPGSDVRRLRSRLQSLHLVLSAAQERVPRARGEALLSSLRRLRSLAGDADNLLDEMLYYQIHRQLHPDQASDSSSSSISAVQSAISKIRGATTKRARLGDNDTTGRIKEILEQMCEAGNDVREAIKLEKLDAFVDLGRHDAYVHPRGQTTSFFTELKVFGRDTVKKRIVAMLTSKEACGVHLSVLPIVGNGGIGKTTLAQLVYNDAVVQDHFNKRIWISVSIHFDEVRLTREMLDCLSDGVSKHDEIINLNKLQEILEQSAKSKRLLLVLDDMWEDNDKSRWEKLLAPLRCSLLKGSVILVTTRNHSVVKMIATMDPVHLDGLEDDDFWLLFKSCVFGDEKYEGHGNLQIIGQSIAKRLKGYPLAAKSVGALLKRSLDGGQWMEILQSDEWKLQQGPDDIIPALKVSYIHLPFHLQRCFSYCALFPKGHRFDALELVRIWISQGLVSSKNLRMEETGHQYLNDLVDRGFFQRSAYYSMHDLMHDLALIVSSEECLVIDSFGSRNETFFPTIQHLSINVRFAYKWNTDDRRFNPNDIFQRKLAYIGDVVQTRNLSTLMLFGKYDAGFSETFSHVFKDVHRLRVLRLRTLSYNKDFLLSNFSKLIHLRYLELISSGPAEPFPEVICQLYHLQVLDVEYWVHFSALPGCMNNLVNLRHFVARGELHAMIAGVGRLKFLQELKVFRVGKTTDFEIGQLNGLSELGGSLEIYNLENVGSKDESQSAGLKDKTYLQDLLLSWSSNRCVVRCITEADVLEGLHPHSRLKRLHITGYGGISSPTWLCSNLSFICLESISLENCTKWEILPPLGQFPFLRKLYLIQLPASREVPMVSCNYWTGSEKQVLFPCLEELVVRDCPELRVFPLSQCSSKDECFRSFGYLREVTIYNCPRLMNLPPFGQVKSLSTISIEGVGSFPYIRLFMKALFIKGCIGPRTLDDILLLTECSLSIIEKLTIESCLDLAYLPCESFKKLVSLERLVIVDCARLSLPLYSYSQYEVRSHFPSLLKKLVIRACGITGKMLTHVLSQLHFLVCLTIMKCPNITSLAVGLITGTVSSSTSDCHKQTTDGLLQIPSDTSHRLQYLCIEDVSDLVLCKEFFHEFISLTTLRITGCPHLMVTMTTEKERSKHSHSLLPPSLKDLMVSHMHDKLWPFMLSNLASLSNLEISKSPELTSLDLHSCKSLETLIIDKCVWLSTLEGLQSLTSLKHLRIFECPSLSKPWEPSANGESQGLDFPLHLEKLEIDNTSFFKICICKKLPFLQHVVFFMANNVRAFTEEQEKALCHLTSLQVLDFCYCPDLQSLPNELYCFQSLKKLSIKACPGLQSLPEKGLPASLQELYVSNCSVELKEQCRKMKNVRRVYVDRHRSKFITVCKMLRLYFRCLFPYSKMSTRFLCLTFHSCILYNLGKE